ATATCCCCTGTGATAATGTGAAATAGAATAAGAGAGCAAGTtttgaggctgagaagccAAAGTTTGAAGCGGTCAATTGTGGGGTAGCGAGTGGTAGGCAGGTCCCCTTGCAGAACTTAGCTGACATCATCAACCCCAGACGATGGAAGCCTCAACTCCAAACCTTCAATATTCACGTCGCATCTCGAGCCTCTTTGTCCCGTCTCCTTGCGCGCGCGCGATTCACTTCAGATGAATGCTGTCCAACCTCCTTGCTCGTGAGGCGGGCGACCTCAGCCCCCGAGACCTGACCCGCTCCGTCGCGACAGAGCTTCTGGGCTCGTTTGCGCCCGCGCCTCAGCATCGCTTCAACGGCGAGAGGACCCCGAGGTCGGACCCGGCTGGCGTCGACGAGCGCGCCCACAACATCCGCGCACATCCCGCAGGCGTCAGCAGCCTCGCTCTTGAAAAGTTTGATGGCCGTATCCTCCTCTCGGGCGGCGCTGAGGGCGgcatcaagatctgggacCTCGAGTCCTGCGCGAATCCTCATGCCCTCCACACGTTTCGTCCCGTGAGCAGCATCGCGAGGTCCACGGACGACGGGAAATTCCCAGGACACACCCACGGCATCACGCACCTCGCCTTCTATCCGTTCGATCCGGACGCATTCCTCTCGAGCTCGTACGacaagaagctgaagctATGGGCGACGCAGCGATGCGCCCTCTCGGCCGTCTTTGACCTCAACGCGACGATATACTCTCATTCTACGAGTCCCATTGCGGACCACCTCGTTGTCGCTTGCGCTACACAGCACTCCAACGTGCGCCTCGTCGACTTGAAGTCCGGGTCTGCGGTGCAGGCCTTGGTGGCTCATGGTGGTCCTGTGCTGTCGACGGCGTGGAGTCCACGACACGAGCATGTCCTTGCGAGTGGGCATGCAGATGGCAAAGTGCGGATATGGGATATTCGGCGTGCTGGCGGCGTTATTGCGCAGCTCGATCAGGAAGACTCGCTTGGGATTGTCCACAAGATGAATCATGCCGCTGCGGCGGGAATGGGCGATCAAATACCCCGGTTTAGAGCCTCTGCGCAAGCCCATGATGATGCGGTAAATGGTCTCCAGTGGACAGATGATGGTAAATACATCATCTCAGCTGGCCTAGACCGTCGTATTCGAGTCTGGGACGCTGCCACGGGAGCCAACACCCTCGCAAGCTTTGGTTCGCTCATTCAGAACCAGCATGCCAAGACTGTCAGCATGTTGGTGTCTCCGTCCAGTCTTTCGACCGGGCACGAGTTTCTCTTCTGGCCGAATGACCAAGAGATCCTTATCCTCGATCTCCATGACGGCAACATGATAACTCGACTCCGCAGTCCCGGTGTCACAAACCCCGTGGGTGcacgaggaggagagatggGTAGAAATCGCATAACGAGCATCGTCTGGCGTGGGTCAGGCGGTAGCGGGCGTCAAGTTGGTGCCGTCATGGGAGGCGGAAACTCGGTCGGTGCCATATACAGCTCCCACATGGACGGTCAGATTCGGGCTTGGATGCCTCAGATTCCTGGTCCTGATGACTTTgatcaagaggaggaaattgaagaggatgaggaagtcaggaggaagaagaggaaggccGTTGACGATGCGTACAAGAGTCTCATGGGAAAGAAGATTACCTTTACATAGTAAGATATTCTTGTCACATCCTGACCGATGCGTCTGTATAAGTTAGCGGGTTGTTGAGAGACTTGCGTCAACAAAGTGTATCCAAAAGCAATTATCTAATGAGCCCATCATGTGGCTCTACAAGAAGTGTGGTCATAAACGCATATCCCAGTAAGCATCGAGGTGCATCCCAAACGCCTCCATACGCCCTGCTATGCCAGCCAAATCCGGTAACTCGTTATAACACGATGACAACAAGGCACAGCCATCCGTCAGGATATGCCGCCTCTCGCATCAACTCCTCCAAGGGTGCGGCAAAGGGTACTCCAGCACCGTGCATCACTACCCTGGCGAGGATGGGATCTCGACTGCTCGGGAACAAGCCTGGGAGCACCTCCTTGAGCGCTTGCCCTAGTAGCTTTGGCCGACGGTCAGAACCCGACGCAGGTACGAGCGACTGAACGACTTTGAAGGTGCCAGACTCTGAGGGCGTTGGGGATGAGTCTGGGttggttgatgaggttggGATGTAGATGCGCAACGGAATGTGCTTGAGAGCTGTGGGGGCGTTGAGAAGACTGCTGTTTATGCGGTTGAATGAGGCGTAGTCGTTGTCTATGACTGCGTTCCAGAGTTGAGTCGTGTTGTCTTTGGACATTTTCATGATTTGGTTTGCGTTGCCATTGCGGATGAAGTCGGCCTGAGGTTATGTCAGAGCAAGGCCTTGGCAGTAAGATGAGCATCAAAACTCAGCTGCGTGATATCATCTCAAAGCGGAACTGATAGAATCGAGGTAATACAAGCGTGCTAAACATGTCATCAAGCTCACCTCTTTCACACAGTTAAGAAACGTATCCGCAATATCCCACCCCACTCCATCGTTGACAGTCAGCCTCCACGGCAGGCTCGGGCGGTACAGGTCGACGAGCAGCCCCACGGCCAGGTTCCTCAGCTGGACGTCCTCGAAGTGGAAGCTGGAGCAGGGAGATCCGAAAAAGGCCGACAGCCGCGGCAGCAGAAGGGCGAGGTAGCTGAAGCGCGGGACGCTGGTGATGAATGGCGTGGTCGGTGATGAGGGGTGCGTGACGTATAGTGGGATGCGGGCGTTCCAGAGGGCCTGGGGGATgggtgaagaggaagacATTATGGCGAGAGCATGGTGAGATGATGACGGTGAAGAGAGGCTGCGAGTGAGTAGATgtcgtggtggtgttgaaagAAGGCCCAGTTTCGGGTCCAGGCAGCTGTCTAGGGTAGGTTTCATGGAGGGGAAGAGTGTGATTAGATAAGGCAGCAACGATCAACCTCGTGCCTCATGGTCTGTCTGTCTTATGGACGTTACAATATCACAAAACAGTCTGAGCGCATTTATGTCGGGCTGTAGAGATACCATTAAATCACCCCATTGGTCTTGAAGTTCGAGATATACATGGTTGGGTGAACTCCTGGTAATTACTCGTAAACTCCATACCATCGCGTGTAAGTGATCACTCTTGTGGTCCTGACCCAACGAAAGCTAATATTGATCAGAGCCAATTATAAAAGTCCGTCAATTATTTTCAAGACACTCGGATTAGTTGTACAACTTCGTTCATTGTTCTAATTGGTTATGCGTTCACAATCATAGCATCAGAAGTGGACAATGCTTTAAGAGTAATAGTCATTAAGCATCATAAGAAATACTAATGTACATATGCATAGCTCATAACAgtatcctcatcctcgtcctccttaCAGACCCCGGTGCTTCTCCTGGTGGGAAACGCTGTGTCGT
This region of Fusarium falciforme chromosome 5, complete sequence genomic DNA includes:
- a CDS encoding Autophagy protein 5; the protein is MKPTLDSCLDPKLGLLSTPPRHLLTRSLSSPSSSHHALAIMSSSSPIPQALWNARIPLYVTHPSSPTTPFITSVPRFSYLALLLPRLSAFFGSPCSSFHFEDVQLRNLAVGLLVDLYRPSLPWRLTVNDGVGWDIADTFLNCVKEADFIRNGNANQIMKMSKDNTTQLWNAVIDNDYASFNRINSSLLNAPTALKHIPLRIYIPTSSTNPDSSPTPSESGTFKVVQSLVPASGSDRRPKLLGQALKEVLPGLFPSSRDPILARVVMHGAGVPFAAPLEELMREAAYPDGWLCLVVIVL